ACGCAACCTTAGTTTATAGAGGATGGTTCAAAATGTTCAGATGCTAGGCGCGACGACGATTCTGTGTAGATCATACTCTGGCACTAGTTTGCACGGGGACGTGAGTGGAACAGTACAAGGAAGTACGTGCAGCGAGCGCCCGCAGGAGCAACAACGCAGATGAGCGTTTTGAACCATCCTCTAGTAGAAAAAATAGGGAGTGAACTAGGTGAAGGGCCTACGTCACGCGAAAATTAAAGAAATAGTGGAACGACATGCAATTGAAACTCAGGAGGAACTGGCGGATGCGCTGCGTAAACAGGGAATTGAAGTGACCCAGGCTACCGTATCCCGTGATATTAAAGAATTAATGCTAACCAAGGTTCCTACCGGAGAAGGACGGTATCGGTATTCTTCTCCACCTGAACACAATATTATGCTTTCCCAATCCAGACTGGAACGAACATTTCAAGACTCAGTAATTGCCATTGACCACAGTCTCAATATCGTAGTTCTCAGAACGGTGCAGGGAATGGCTCCAGCTGTTGCTTATACGATTGATTATGTCAAATGGCCGGAAATCATCGGTACAGTAGCAGGCGA
This window of the Methylomusa anaerophila genome carries:
- the argR gene encoding arginine repressor → MKGLRHAKIKEIVERHAIETQEELADALRKQGIEVTQATVSRDIKELMLTKVPTGEGRYRYSSPPEHNIMLSQSRLERTFQDSVIAIDHSLNIVVLRTVQGMAPAVAYTIDYVKWPEIIGTVAGEDTIFVLVKPAEAALDIVKKFQSLMQ